The sequence ACCAGCGCGATGCAAAGGGTGATTGGCAGCAACGAAACAATACCGGCTGGTCACCTGCGGACAATACCACAAAAGCAGGCCTGGACAAACAAATGCAAAGCCGTGAGCGGAGCAGCAACCAGAATATCAATTTCAACAAAACGAACCGGGGCGGAAACCTGGGCGGTGCCGGCCGGAAAAAATAATAGTAACCGCTAAAACAAATCAAACAACTTGGAAGGCGAAACAATTATTTGTAAGAACTGTGGGCATGGTTTCCGGTTGAAATATTGTAACGCCTGTGGCCAAAGCGCAGACACGCATCGCATCACCTGGAAACTGGTACTGGAGCACCTTCCGCATGCCATCTTCCATGTTAACCGCGGACTGTTTTTCTTGCTATTCGAATTAATCAAAAGGCCGGGGCATACCATACGGGAGTACCTGGAAGGAAAACGCAGGGGCCATGTTAATCCATTTACCATGCTAGTTGTGGTAGGGGTCATCTGTTCCTGGTTATATGTGCATTTTAATGTTCAAACCGTACTGTCCTCGGTTAACCTGCGAAAGCTGGAGGAACAGCGTGTCACGGTTGCACACAAGTATTTTGCCTTGAGGACGATTTTCATCTGTCTGTTGTGCAGCATGGGCGACTACCTGTTTTTCCGGGGGAAGAAATACAATCTCCCGGAAATGGTGATCGCCAATGTCTATATGTTTTGCGGCGTTTCCGTTATACAGCTCTTGTTTATCCCGCTATTGCTGTTAGCCAGGAGCCTTCACCTGTATGCTTATGCGATGTTTTTTATCATCCCGCCGGTGCTGGCCTACCTGGTGTATTGCCGGTTTCAATTCCTGCAGGCGGGTAACAACAAAAAATTGCAGGTGAAGATTGTGGTGACCGTGCTCTTGTATACTGCCCTGGTTGTATTGATCGGGCAAAAAATGGTGCGGCCTTTTTTTGAAAATTGATAGGGCTTGCAATCAGAAAAGCTTTCGTAAATTAACGATGGTAATCTGGCCTGTATCGGGTTTAATCAAACCACTCATAGGCGTCGCAAGGTCCATTGTGATATATAAGATAGTTGAGGCCAGCAAAGCAAACGCAGCAATAACTATCCATTCCTTTCGCTTAACGGTTGGCGTAGTGAAACCCCCGACCAAACTGATCGTCAGGGCAAGCATAATCAACAGAAATGAAATCGGTTGGGGGATTCCGGCAGCTAATAGTGCTTCGCGTTTGATGCCTGTATCGAACAGGGTGGTTAATGTCAATGCCATTCCTGCTGCGGCATCTTTTGTACCTGGGTCTTTTGATAGCACTACTGTTGTTGACCATAAATCAGCCGCAGTTTTTGATAACTCTTCCCTGTTTTTATTAAACTTCACATGATCCATGGCGTCGTCATAATAAGCAATTCGTTCTTCCAGGTATTTTCGCAGGTCTGCACGATACTGATTTCGTACGCTGCCAGGGAATAAATCTGCTTTAATAATTGCCGTTCTTAGCACATTAGCTTCATCTACAATCAACGCTCTTACATTTTCAAAACGGGAGCTGGACTGACCGAATGTAAATGCCAATATAAAACTCCATAAGCCAAATAGTGCACCCATCAGGGAATTTACGCCGCCACTGGTCTCACCTTCTTCCGATTGCCAGAATATTTTTCTCATATTGTTTCCCAGGGCAAGGGCCAGTAACATCAGGAGAAAGAGAATAAAGCAAATGATCGAAGGGTCAACATATGCAAGTACTGGCTTATCCATCTTTGTAGATTTGATTAGTATAAATTTAGGAATTCAGGGGTATTTTGAGCGTATGAAATACCTACGCTGCCCGGGACTTCAATTAATCGCCACTATTTTTTTGCAAAATTGCACATCTGGCCAACCTGACCAGCGAAAGCTATTCATCAAAAGCAAATTGTGAGAACGGCATTGATTCCATAATGAATACCGAAAAGATAGTGAGCGATGTCCTCATGGAATTGATCACCTCGCCGGTAAGCGTCAATAGTTTATTGCAGATAGCAGCTTTTCTTTTTATAAAGTTCAAATCCTCCATCACAGTACATGCCAGCGTTTTCTTTAGTCCAGCTGCTGACAGGCAGCTGATTTATTTTACCAGGTAAGGAAAATCGTCTGAAAATAACCGTCTTCATGTAACTAACTTTAACGGGTGTATGATATTTGATTCTTTCCCGTTAAACGGCACGCTTAAACTTTAGTAGAAGATTGGTTAATGCTTGTCCTGAAGGTGGTCACGCGCTACTGTTATAAGTATAGATAATATAAATACATCATGTGAATTGCCGGATTTTTGGTACCTTTAATAAGCATTCTAATACCCGATAGGCCTATGCTGCCTGCAAGAATAGCGATATCCTGCTTACTGATTATTTCACTGGGCATAGAAGGCTGCCTTCATGATAGTGATAAAGCTAAATCTGCTGCCTCAGATTCAGTAGAAGTTCCTGTTGTAGCACCTGTTGAAGATACTACCAGGTTCGCTTTTAATCCAGAAGATGAATTCCTGGGATTAGGTATATCACAGTTTGGTGACCTCGACAGCATGATTTCTCGCAGAAAGATCAGGGCCCTGGTCCCCTATACGCATCTATACTATTACATTGATGGAAAGGCCCGTAAAGGCATTGCCTTTGAAGCATTGAACCAATTTGAAAAATCTCTTAACGAGCAATTACATTTTAAACCTCACCAGGTACGGGTTATTTTTATCCCTGTCAATCGTAGCCAGGTAATACCACTTTTACGCGATGGTTATGCAGACCTTGCCTATGCCGGTATCACGATCAATGAGGAACGGAAAAAACTGGTTGATTTCTCTACTCCATCCATTACAGGTCTTAAAGAGATTATCGTTGGCGGTCCGGCATCGCCAAAACTTAACACCCTGGCTGACCTTGCCGGCCAGGAAATTTATCTGCATATCGGCAGTAGTTATGAGACCACTACTAAGAAGCTGAGCGATTCGCTGGTAAAGCTAGGCTTGAAGCCTATCAAAATTAGCGCTTTAGATCCTTACCTGGAATCTGAAGATATCCTGGAAATGGTTAACGCAGGTGTTATTCCATTCTCGGCAACTGTTGAAGAGGTAGCCCGGTTATGGTTGAACGTCTTTGATAGTTTGGTGTTGTATGACAAGATTCCATTAGCCACCAATGTTTCTTACGGTGTAGTTTTCCGCAAGGGTTCCCCGAAATTAAAAGCAGCAACGGATAAGTTCATTACTCAAAATGCAAAGGGTACTTTACTGGGTAATATCCTGTACAGGAAGTATGCAAAAGATGTTAGTCTGCTTCCTGGCAGGCACAGCAAATACGCCATTGCGCAAGTGAAGGCACTTCAATCAACCTTCCAGAATTATGCCGACCGGTATCATATGGATTGGCTGCTTATGGTTGGGCAGGGATACCAGGAGTCGCAATTAAACCAGCAATTGGTGAGCCAGGCCGGCGCCGTTGGTATAATGCAGGTTTTGCCTACAACCGCAGCAGGTAAACCCATTAACATCAGTAATGTTAATACGGTTGATAACAATGTGCATGCTGGTGTAAAATATATGCGCTACCTGATCGACAGGTACTTTAATGACCCTGGTATTGATGTGCTGAATCGTCATTTGCTTGCCCTGGCGGCTTACAATTGCGGACCGGCAAGAGTAGCCCAAATGCGAAGGATGGCTATGGAAAAAGGCCTGAACCCAAACATTTGGTTTGATAATGTTGAAATAATTGCTGCCCGGGAGATTGGCCGGGAGACAGTAGATTATGTAAGCAACATTTATAAGTTTTATGCCTCCTATCGCGCTTTGAATTATTATGTTGCACAGCGTGGCAGAAAACTCATTCAATAAGCGGGTTAGAATTGTCATCTCGAAAAAAAGCATCATTATGGCTTAATAAAATAAGAAACCATTTCACCATTCGTCAACGCTCTAGATTCCCCATTGGTAAGATTATATAATATACAATTGAACCGCGTTTTCACTTTTACATAATAATTCCCGGCAGTATTATGTCCATCTTCAATACCTACAATTGTAAATGAACTTCCTTCCTGGTTGCCTGGTCCATCGCGCGTACCCCATACGTCCCCGCCGGTTTCTGCCCAGTACAATAAAATACCCGGCGTCATGTCTGTTATATTACAGGAACCCGGACTAACATATGCATAGGCCCCCGGTGTAAAAAAGTTTTTAAAGTCGGCCTCCGTGCTGCCATAATAATTGTACAGGTAGTTTTTTTGCAGGGAAACAACACCCGGACCAGGTATGGATGGATAAGTGCCGCCTACCAGGAAACTCGCAAAGCTCGCAGTGTCACCACCCCCATAGCCATAGGGTATATCATCCGGACCGGGCAATGCTGCATCAAAATTATATGCCACGCCGCCGATGGTTGCTTTGAAATAGGATGTTTGTTCAACTGCTTCCTCTGCTACATCCTGCTTCAGGACACTGATAAGAAAAGTTACGGCTGAGGTGTCTGTCAATGCAAACCGGTAATTCCCCGGCGACAGCGGAGTGCCTGCTCCGTTTAATACGATGTTCTGTTTACCTGTATTGGAGATATTACCGCTGCCGGAAAAAGAAAAACCATTCACCGTAGTTGTACTGAATGCCCATTGCCCGGCTTGTATAACATCTACTTCTACGCTAACCGTTTCATTTGCTGTGAGTGCAATGTTTTGCCGGTATTGGCCATGAAGGGTAATAGCAGCACAATCGGTTTCGGTTATGGCAATGTTGAATACAGCAGTCGGATTACCAACCGCTTTTCCTTCATAGGAATAATCTTTCGCGCAACCCAAAACCAAACAAATAGAAAGACTGACAATTACATTTCCGGGGAACTTAATTTTCATTCAGATAGATTATAGGATAAGGTCAAAGTACAGGAATAACCTCAACTGCACAATTTATTCGCCATTTACAGGGTAGCTGTTTTTTCGATAACCCCCTCAAGATAAGTTGATTGGCTTCCATACAAACAACTGGTATTCCTTGCCGCACTTTTTGCAGTACTATTGCGCGTTACACCACTACAATTACTGCTTTGCGTTATACCAATTTCCAGATAATACACTTTTAAAGAATAAATTTGTATTTCGGTCCGGATCGATCGACCGCATGGCAACCAATGACAATTTCAATGAAACAAAACAAACCTTATTCTTTCCATTATTCCGTAATGGCAATAGTTGCTTCCATCATCCTGTATTCCTGCGGCAATATTTCACAACCTGAAACTGCCGCAGCACCGGAAGTACAGGCCTATCCCGTATTCAAGCTCGCAGCAAAAGACGCTACCCTGGCCACCGATTACCCCGCCAACCTGCAGGGCATACAGAACATCGAGATCCGGCCCAAGATCGACGGCTTCATCGAAGCGATTTATATCGATGAAGGCGCTACCGTGAAAAAGGGACAATTGCTCTTCCGCATCAGGGCCCCGCAATACCAGCAGGACCTGAACACAGCGGCGGCGGCAATCAACAGCGCTGAAGCCGACCTGAACGTGGCTGAATTGCAGGTGCAAAAAACAAGGACCCTGGTGGAAAAAGATATCATCAGCAAATTCGAACTCCAGTCCGCGGAAAATAACCTCAAAGTGCGGAAGTCCGCCCTGGCCCAGGCGCAGGCGAATTATGCCAACGCTAAAACCAACCTGGGCTATACCACCATCACCAGCCCGGTGAATGGTATGGTGGGTGCCCTGCCGTATAAGCTGGGCAGCCTGGTGGGCAGCACCACGCCCATGCCATTGACCACCATTTCCAATATCAGCAAGGTCTACGCGTATTTCTCCATGAACGAAAAACAGTTGCTTGAATTCTCCAAGCAGTACCTAGGCAGTACCATCGAAGAAAAACTGAACCAGTTGCCGCCCGTTGACCTGATCTTATCCGATGGCACCACTTACCCGGAGAAAGGAAAAGTGGAAACCATCAGCGGCTTCATCAATTCCCAGACCGGTACGGCCAGCTTCCGCGCCAGTTTCCCCAACCCGCTGGCCCTGATCCGCAGCGGTGGCAGTGCCCTGGTAAGGATGCCCGTTTTCCTGAAGAATGCTGTGGTCATTCCGCAAAAATCTACCTATGAATTACAGGGCAAGCACTTTGTATACCTGGTGCAGGACAGCGGGAAAGTGACCAGTACGGAAATTGGCATCATGGATAAAAGCGTCGGCCAGTATTATGTCGTTACCGGTGGACTGAAACCCGGGGAAACCCTTGTGCTGGAAAGCGCCGCACCCCTTCCCGATGGCACCCGTATCAAGCCCGATCTGCAACCCGAAGACAAAGTGTACGGAAACCTGAAATAGCTAAGAACCAATACGCAACATGCTTAAGACATTTATTGAAAGGCCGGTATTATCTACGGTAATATCGGTGATACTGGTTTTATTGGGCATCATTGGCCTGGTCACCCTGCCCATAACCCAATACCCGGAAATTGCCCCGCCTACCGTACAGGTATCGGCCAACTACCAGGGCGCCAATGCCGATGTGGTGCTGAATAGTGTTATCGTCCCGCTCGAAGAAGCGATCAACGGTGTGGAGAACATGACCTACATGACCTCCAGCGCCGGTAATGATGGCTCTGCCCGGATCACCATTTTTTTTAAGCAGGGCATCAATCCCGACCTCGCTGCGGTGAATGTGCAGAACCGCGTATCCCGCGCTATCCCGCTCCTGCCTGCCGAAGTTACCCGCGCCGGTGTTACCACCAGCAAACAGCAAAGCAGCATGGTGATGGTATTCGGACTGAAGAGTACCAACAAATCCTTCGACGGGATTTTCCTGCAGAACTATGCCAATATCAACCTGCTGCCCATGGTCAAAAGGGTGAACGGCGTAGGTGAGGCGATGGCTTTCGGCGTGCAGGATTATTCCATGCGCATCTGGCTGAAACCCGATGCCATGGCGGCGTACGGACTGGTGCCGGAAGATATCAATACCGCCCTTGCCGAACAGAATATTGAAGCCGCGCCCGGTAAGATCGGGGAAAACAGCAACCAGTCTTTCCAGTATGTGCTTAAATACAAAGGCCGGCTGAAGAAGCCGGTGGAATATGAGAATATTGTGATCAAGAGCACCACGAACGGTGAACTCCTGCACCTGAAAGATGTTGCCCGCATTGAACTGGGGTCTTTATCTTATTCGGTGACCTCCGAAACAGACAGCCTGCCCTCCATTGTGATGGCCGTTTTCCAGGCGGCCGGGTCCAATGCCCACGAGATGATCAAGCAGGTGGAAGCCACGATCGAAACGGCGTCTAAAACCTTCCCGCCCGGTGTGGAATACACCATGATTTTTACGGCCAATGAATTTCTGGATGTATCTATCAGCCAGGTGATCATTACGCTGATTGAAGCCTTCATCCTGGTTTTTATTGTGGTATTCATATTCCTGCAGGACCTGCGCTCTACTTTGATTCCGGCTATCGCCGTACCTGTAGCGATCATAGGCACATTTTTCTTCCTGAAGCTCTTTGGCTTTACGATCAACCTGCTCACCCTCTTCGCCCTGGTACTCGCCATTGGTATCGTGGTAGATGATGCCATCGTGGTGGTGGAGGCCGTCCATGCAAAACTGGACAATGATGTGAGTTCAGCGAAATCGGCCACACTGCAGGCCATGAATGAGATCAGCGGCGCCGTAATCTCCATCACGCTGGTGATGGCGGCGGTATTTATCCCGGTTACTTTTATCAGCGGCTCGGTGGGTGTTTTTTATAAACAGTTCGGGTTAACCCTGGCCGTGGCCATTATCATATCTGCCGTAAATGCGTTAACGCTGAGTCCGGCCTTGTGTGCCATCCTGTTGAAACCGCATCACGAAAACAGTTTACGGCATGGCGTTATGCATCGGTTTTATGCGGCATTCAATGCCGGGTTTAATGCTACAACGGGCAGGTACAAACGCTCGGTGCAGTTCTTATCCCGCAGGAAATGGATCGCGCTGGCTGGCATTGCTGCATTTTCCGGTTTGCTGTGGTTCTTGTTGAAAACGACCCCTGGTGGTTTTGTGCCCAATGAAGACCAGAGTTTTATCATGGCCGATATCTCCCTGCCGCCCGCAGCTTCCCTGGAGCGTACCGATGCCATCATTAAGCAGGTGGTGGAAATTGCGCGGAGTATGCCGGAGATGGAATCCGTTACCAGTTTAGCCGGCTCGGGTATCCTTAGCGGCGGCAATGGCGGATCTTACGGCGCTTTGTTTATGGAATTAAAAACCTGGAAAGACCGGGCTGGCAAGGAGCATTCTGTGGATGCGGTGATCACCAGGCTATTTGAAAAGACAGCCGCCATTAAAGGCGCTAATATTTTGTTCTTTGCCCCGCCCACCCTCGAAGGCTTTGGTAATACGAGTGGATTTGAAATTCAGTTGCAGGATAAATCCGGGGGCGACCTCACTAAATTCTCGGAAGTGAATAACCAGTTCCTGGCTGCCCTGAATAAGCGGCCCGAAATCCAATATGGTACCAGTTTCTTCAACATCAATTTCCCGCAATACGAAATTGATGTGAACGTACCGAAGTGTAAGGAATTGAATGTTGCGCCAAGCGATGTACTCAACACTTTACAAGGCTATTACGGCGGGTTGTATGCGTCCAACTTCAACCAGTTCGGGAAGCAATACAGGGTGATGGTGCAGGCCGATGCCGCCTACCGCGGTACCACCGAAAGCCTCAATAATATTTTCGTCCGCACGAAGAATAATGTGATGGCGCCGGTGTCGGAGCTGATTACCCTGAAGCGGGTATACGGACCGGAATTTATCAATCGCTTTAACCTCTTTACTGCCATTTCTGTTTCAGGCGCACCAAATCCGGGTTTCAGTTCCGGTGATGCCATCAACGCCGTAAAGGCCGTTGCTGCGCAGACCTTACCCCAGGGCTATGGCTATGAGTTCTCCGGATTAAGCCGCGAAGAAATTTCGAGCGGCAGCCAGACTGTCCTGATCTTTTTGCTCTGCCTGGTATTTGTGTATTTTTTGTTGAGTGCGCAGTATGAAAGCTATATCCTGCCATTCGCTGTTTTGTTGTCATTGCCCATCGGATTGGCTGGCGCATTCGTGTTTGCGTACTTCTTTGGTATCCAGAATAACATTTACCTGCAGATCACCCTCATCATGCTCATCGGGCTGCTGGCAAAAAATGGTATCCTGATCGTGGAGTTTGCGGTCAACCGGAGGGAGCAGGGTGCAACCATTATGCAGTCGGCCATCGATGGTGCCGTAGCCCGTTTGCGTCCGATCCTGATGACTTCCTTTGCCTTTATTTTTGGTCTGATGCCCCTGATGTTTTCAACCGGCGCGGGCGCCAATGGTAACCGGTCCATCGGAACCGGTGCAGTGGGCGGCATGCTGATCGGGACGCTGTTTGGTGTTTTCGTGATCCCGGTATTGTTTATCATTTTCCAAACCCTGCAGGAACGCATCAGCAGTAAAAAGAAGAGCGTTTAACTATTATCTAAAAGACCTTGACATGACGCTTAAACATAAAGAATTAGTCCTGGTAATGCTATTGGGCGCCTTTTTATATACTTCCTGCGTGACCCAAAAATTCCAGGAACCCGGCATGGCCGTAAGCGGACAATTGTACCGGGATACGGTAGTGACCGATAGCGCATCTTTCGCCACGGTAAATTTCACCCGCTTATTTACCGATACGGTTTTACAAAACCTCATCACGGCCGGCATTAATGAAAACCTCGACCTGAAGAAAGCCATGCAGCGGATGACCATGGCCCAGGAGAATGTACAGCAGGCCAAGGCAGATTTTTTCCCTTCCCTCCAGGGCAATGCCCGGGCAAATAGCAGCAAACAATCTATTGCGGCGTTGAACCTGCCGCCGGATTTTATCGGGACTTTCCCCCTGGCCATCACCACCTTCCAGGCCAGCATCAGTTCAAGCTGGGAAGCCGATATCTGGGGAAAATTGAAAAGCACGAAAAGGGTGGCAGTTGCGAATTTCCTGCAATCTGATGCAGCCCGGCGGGCCATCCAGACCCAACTGGTGGCGGATATAGCCGGGTATTATTTCCAGTTGCTTTCTTTAGATGAGCAGCTCAGGATCACGGAGCAAACACTCATTAACCGGAAGAAGGAAATGGAAACGATGAAGGTCCTGAAAGAAGCGGCCATAGTCACCGGTGCTGCCGTGGTGCAAAGTGAAGCCAATCGTTATGCAGCAGAAGTACTCATTCCCGATATCAAGCGGTTGATCCGCGAAACAGAAAACGCCCTGAGTATTTTAATTGCCAGGGCACCGGGGTCCATTAACCGCAGCTCTATGGGCGAGCAGCATTTCAGCGAAGACCTGCGTACCGGCGTGCCTTCCCAATTATTAACCAACCGTCCGGATGTTCAGCAGGCAGCATTCGCCTTCAGGGCTGCATTTGAAAATACCAATGTAGCCCGGACCTACTTTTATCCGCAATTGACTATCACTGCGGAAGGCGGGCTGTCAACCCTTAAGATCCAGGACTTTTTTAACCGGTCGGTATTTTACAATATCATCGGTGGCTTGACCCAGCCGATCTTCAACAAGCGACTCAATAAAACAAGGCTGAATATTGCAAAAGCCCAGCAGCAGGAAGCGTATTATGTTTACCAGAAGTCCCTCCTGCAAGCCGGGGCTGAAGTATCCAATGCCTTATACGCGTATAAGGCTGCGCAGGAAAAGCAATACAGCAGGGCCTTCCAGTTGCAGGCGTTGGAAAAATCGGTTGATTATACCAGGGAGTTATTGCAGTTCAGTTCAGCCACCAATTATACCGACGTCCTTACATCCGAGCAATCCTTACTGGCTGCCCAGCTTGGCAGCGTAAACGACCGCCTGCAACAAATGCAGGCCGTTGTTAACCTATATAAGGCCCTTGGAGGCGGCTGGCAGGATGGCGGAACAGAAAGCATAAAGGAATAAGGATACAGGCGCTTATAAACAGGCTATAATCGCTTTTAATGCCATTTCATCCGGTACATACACGTTTCCGAAATCAAGCACATTCGGATTAGCAAAACTCATGGGATTTTTTGTTGCTTTCCTTACAGAACCATGGTATTCTTTTGCACCCGATTCGGCCATTAACTGTTTGATATTTGCAGCCGTAATTCCTGCCCCAGGCATGATGATGATCCGGTTGCCTGCCATCTGGACCAGCTTCCCCAGCAACTCGCCTGCCTCTGGTGCCCCCCTTTTTTGCCCTGAGGTCAATACACGTTCACAGCCTGCTGCAATGAGGTCTTCCAGGGCTTTGAAAGGATCGGGGGTAGCGTCAAATGCCCGGTTACAGGTTACACCCATGGGATATGCCCATTCAACAAATTGTTTCAGTTGATCAATATCAATTTCACCGTTGATTTTCTGAGCGCCAATCGAAATGCCATCGCAGCCTAATTCCTTGCATACGGCTATATCTGATTGGATAACGGCCAGTTCATCTTCCGTGTAATAATAGTTGCCGCACCTTGGCCGTATAATGGGATATAATTTTATGGATACCCTTTCCCTTGCCCGCCTGATCTGCCCATAACTAGGTGTGGTTCCGCCCTCAACGGGGTTTTCGCATAACTCCACCCGGTAGGCGCCACAATTTTCTGCAATGATGCAGGACTGTACATTAAAAACGCAAACCTCGAACCTTGCTTTTTCAGCCATGATGTATTTTTATTGCTTTGGTTATTGCCGCCATTCCGCCTGCTGCGACGGCAAGGCCAGCAACGGGATCTTTGTATGATAACTCATCTGCTTTGTCATGCTCGGATGGAAAAACCGGTCCCACAGCGATTTGTGGTAAGTGACCATCACCAGTATATCAACATCATGCTCATCAATATGACGCTGCAGGGTTTCGCTGAAATCCTTCCCGTAAAGTTGTATCGTACTGATGCTGCTTTCGGGGTAGCGCTTTTTCAGTTTCTCTTCATAGTGGGGCAAAGTCAGCGTATGGTCCAGGAAAGTATATGGCGTGTCATTTTCCTCATCGGTAAATATGGCCACCTGCACCTTCGCCGGGAAAAGGCCCGCCAGTTCAAAAATGGGATCCAGTATGGCGGGGTCTTCCTCAAAATGATTGGTGGCAAAAAGAATCGTGGAAGGTTCCTGCCATTTGTAATCCATCGGGATCACGAATACCGGGGTGTCGGTCTTTCCGATCTCAGCACCGGTTTTGGTACTCAGGAAACGGTTGCGGCTTTGCCCGGCACCTACTGTGCCCATCATGATGAGGTCGAATTTTTCTGCTTCGGTCGCCTGCAGGATGGCCTTGGGCAGCGCTTCCGTGATCACTTTTGTTTTCACCACCAGTCCATGGTCCTTTTCGATGACTGCTGCCAGGGCATGCATTTGCTTTCTGATCTCATCCAGTTGCAGTTGGTTGAATTCCTTATTCACGCCCATATAATCGGTATAGACGCTGCCCGTTAATTCAAAGGCATGCAGCAGTGTGATGTCCATGGGGATCTTTTTTGCCGACTGCAGGGCAAACTCAACTGCATTGGTGGCGCATGCTGAAAAATCAGTGGGAACTAATACCTTTTTCATACTGTTTCTTATTTGGTAATATGGCTAAAGCCATTCTCAATGAAAGGTTCCATACCTGCTAATGCAGCAA comes from Flavihumibacter fluvii and encodes:
- a CDS encoding universal stress protein; the protein is MKKVLVPTDFSACATNAVEFALQSAKKIPMDITLLHAFELTGSVYTDYMGVNKEFNQLQLDEIRKQMHALAAVIEKDHGLVVKTKVITEALPKAILQATEAEKFDLIMMGTVGAGQSRNRFLSTKTGAEIGKTDTPVFVIPMDYKWQEPSTILFATNHFEEDPAILDPIFELAGLFPAKVQVAIFTDEENDTPYTFLDHTLTLPHYEEKLKKRYPESSISTIQLYGKDFSETLQRHIDEHDVDILVMVTYHKSLWDRFFHPSMTKQMSYHTKIPLLALPSQQAEWRQ